A part of Aegilops tauschii subsp. strangulata cultivar AL8/78 chromosome 2, Aet v6.0, whole genome shotgun sequence genomic DNA contains:
- the LOC109744406 gene encoding uncharacterized protein isoform X2 has translation MSQDTTLKSSPKSPEVASKEAQDNSNVKVKVLSERLSSVVSDIRAKDDLVKQHSKVAEEAVLGWEKAENEMASLKAQLNAATVKNATLDGALKECVRQLRRAKEEQDQKVQGALALQSRQWESDKTDLELRVVELKAKLEAKSERSVTSDGDANSRLASLEKENSALKAQLLAKTEELGLRTIEKELNRRAAEAASKQQLESIRKAAKLEAECRKLQATARRPSFSSDLRRTPSSLCTESVTDCQSDCSDSWASALITELDQYKTETRSASLATAVDIGVIDDFLEMEKLASANGAVSRSSNYAEDTGGQLVKLEEKARKLVADKDKALHEAQRELRACRHRAMVAEERSAEMQRQLNLVNGERHAMEAEMQDAERKRNDLECRLELAHGEITSLLDKGRILEERLDSEKALTLELAAKYQQMDALESETKQLRAQLESDARKYSDKITLLERRLTEKCRAVEALEAKVKGAEIELELAGQEIVSFQKKVRSLEQQDKALSVESAKRCRDLQALEAERDELRSQLQAANSDVFALNEKVNMLEETLEKREPFIAELESQLKSAQAEIKSLKENAGQLEMKLETQKNLSSAYITALDASEAQKKKMTNQFELKEKEAEESHRKIYLLEEQILKERAESSEFAAQCHDLKQELCSRAPVHQPKPMEVQPMASTDLHITKEKELARAAGKLADCQKTIASLSAQLKTLSDFDEFIIPDPGVENHDIALAESWDGDLKLFDSASYPAQLGCLAVT, from the exons ATGAGCCAA GATACCACCCTCAAGAGTTCCCCGAAATCGCCGGAGGTCGCATCCAAGGAAGCACAGGACAACAGCAATGTGAAAGTCAAGGTGCTGAGCGAGAGGCTTTCCTCTGTGGTATCGGATATTCGTGCCAAAGATGATCTCGTGAAGCAGCATTCCAAAGTTGCCGAAGAAGCTGTTCTAG GATGGGAGAAGGCCGAAAACGAGATGGCATCGCTGAAAGCCCAGCTGAATGCTGCAACTGTCAAAAACGCAACGCTGGATGGCGCGCTCAAGGAATGCGTCCGGCAGCTCCGGCGCGCCAAGGAAGAGCAGGACCAAAAAGTCCAGGGCGCGCTGGCACTGCAGTCTCGGCAGTGGGAGTCAGACAAGACCGACCTAGAGCTGCgggttgtcgagctcaaggccaAGCTGGAAGCCAAGTCGGAGCGCTCGGTGACCAGTGACGGCGATGCCAACTCCAGGCTGGCCTCTCTGGAGAAGGAGAATTCGGCTCTCAAGGCGCAGCTGCTCGCCAAGACGGAGGAACTGGGGCTCAGGACCATCGAGAAGGAGCTCAACAGGAGGGCGGCAGAGGCGGCCAGCAAGCAGCAGCTCGAGAGCATCAGGAAGGCGGCCAAGCTTGAAGCCGAGTGCAGAAAACTGCAG GCCACTGCACGTAGGCCCTCCTTCAGCAGCGACCTCAGGCGCACTCCGAGCTCCCTCTGTACCGAGTCGGTGACGGACTGCCAGTCGGACTGCTCCGACTCATGGGCATCGGCTCTCATCACCGAGCTCGACCAGTACAAGACCGAGACAAGGAGTGCAAGCCTAGCAACCGCAGTCGACATCGGTGTGATAGATGACTTCCTTGAGATGGAGAAGCTTGCGTCAGCCAACGGCGCCGTCTCGAGGAGCAGCAATTATGCCGAGGACACCGGTGGTCAGCTGGTGAAGCTAGAGGAGAAGGCCAGGAAGCTGGTGGCCGACAAGGACAAAGCCTTGCACGAAGCCCAGCGCGAGCTGAGGGCTTGCCGCCATCGGGCAATGGTGGCAGAGGAGAGATCAGCTGAGATGCAGAGGCAGCTGAATCTCGTCAATGGAGAGAGGCACGCCATGGAGGCCGAAATGCAAGACGCGGAGAGGAAGAGGAACGATCTGGAGTGTAGACTTGAGCTGGCCCATGGCGAGATCACGAGCCTGTTGGACAAGGGGCGCATCCTGGAGGAACGGCTGGACTCGGAGAAGGCGCTAACGCTGGAGCTCGCGGCAAAATACCAGCAGATGGATGCGCTCGAGTCGGAGACGAAACAGCTGCGCGCTCAGCTCGAGTCTGACGCCAGAAAATACAGCGACAAGATCACCCTGCTAGAGAGGAGGCTCACAGAGAAATGCCGTGCCGTCGAAGCTCTGGAAGCAAAGGTCAAGGGTGCAGAGATTGAGCTGGAGCTGGCGGGACAAGAAATTGTCTCATTCCAAAAGAAGGTGCGTAGCCTGGAGCAGCAAGATAAGGCATTGTCTGTTGAATCCGCAAAGCGGTGCCGCGATCTCCAAGCACTGGAAGCAGAGAGAGATGAGCTCAGATCTCAACTCCAGGCTGCCAATTCAGATGTCTTTGCCCTGAATGAGAAGGTTAACATGCTTGAAGAGACTCTGGAGAAACGAGAACCGTTTATTGCAGAACTGGAATCTCAACTCAAGTCGGCGCAAGCTGAAATCAAGAGCTTGAAGGAGAATGCCGGCCAGTTGGAAATGAAATTGGAGACACAgaagaacttgtcatcagcctacATAACTGCACTGGATGCTTCAGAAGCCCAGAAGAAGAAAATGACGAACCAGTTCGAGCTCAAAGAGAAAGAAGCAGAGGAATCGCACAGAAAGATTTACTTGCTTGAGGAACAAATTCTCAAAGAGAGAGCGGAATCGTCGGAGTTCGCCGCGCAATGCCatgacttgaaacaggagttgtGCAGCAGAGCTCCAGTTCATCAGCCAAAACCAATGGAAGTGCAACCTATGGCAAGTACAGACCTGCACATCACAAAG GAGAAAGAGCTAGCTCGTGCTGCGGGGAAACTAGCAGACTGCCAGAAAACAATAGCGTCACTAAGCGCGCAGTTGAAAACGTTATCCGACTTTGATGAATTCATCATCCCTGATCCTGGAGTTGAGAATCATGACATCGCCTTAGCTGAAAGCTGGGATGGCGATCTCAAGCTGTTTGATTCAGCAAGTTATCCAGCACAGTTGGGCTGTTTGGCAGTCACATGA
- the LOC109744406 gene encoding uncharacterized protein isoform X1: MDRRSWPWRRKSISDKAPAPTETETDSSASCPSEALTDEQDTTLKSSPKSPEVASKEAQDNSNVKVKVLSERLSSVVSDIRAKDDLVKQHSKVAEEAVLGWEKAENEMASLKAQLNAATVKNATLDGALKECVRQLRRAKEEQDQKVQGALALQSRQWESDKTDLELRVVELKAKLEAKSERSVTSDGDANSRLASLEKENSALKAQLLAKTEELGLRTIEKELNRRAAEAASKQQLESIRKAAKLEAECRKLQATARRPSFSSDLRRTPSSLCTESVTDCQSDCSDSWASALITELDQYKTETRSASLATAVDIGVIDDFLEMEKLASANGAVSRSSNYAEDTGGQLVKLEEKARKLVADKDKALHEAQRELRACRHRAMVAEERSAEMQRQLNLVNGERHAMEAEMQDAERKRNDLECRLELAHGEITSLLDKGRILEERLDSEKALTLELAAKYQQMDALESETKQLRAQLESDARKYSDKITLLERRLTEKCRAVEALEAKVKGAEIELELAGQEIVSFQKKVRSLEQQDKALSVESAKRCRDLQALEAERDELRSQLQAANSDVFALNEKVNMLEETLEKREPFIAELESQLKSAQAEIKSLKENAGQLEMKLETQKNLSSAYITALDASEAQKKKMTNQFELKEKEAEESHRKIYLLEEQILKERAESSEFAAQCHDLKQELCSRAPVHQPKPMEVQPMASTDLHITKEKELARAAGKLADCQKTIASLSAQLKTLSDFDEFIIPDPGVENHDIALAESWDGDLKLFDSASYPAQLGCLAVT; this comes from the exons ATGGATCGCCGGAGCTGGCCGTGGCGCCGCAAGTCCATCTCGGACAAGGCCCCCGCCCCCACCGAAACCGAAACCGACAGCTCCGCCTCCTGCCCATCCGAGGCTTTAACTGATGAACAG GATACCACCCTCAAGAGTTCCCCGAAATCGCCGGAGGTCGCATCCAAGGAAGCACAGGACAACAGCAATGTGAAAGTCAAGGTGCTGAGCGAGAGGCTTTCCTCTGTGGTATCGGATATTCGTGCCAAAGATGATCTCGTGAAGCAGCATTCCAAAGTTGCCGAAGAAGCTGTTCTAG GATGGGAGAAGGCCGAAAACGAGATGGCATCGCTGAAAGCCCAGCTGAATGCTGCAACTGTCAAAAACGCAACGCTGGATGGCGCGCTCAAGGAATGCGTCCGGCAGCTCCGGCGCGCCAAGGAAGAGCAGGACCAAAAAGTCCAGGGCGCGCTGGCACTGCAGTCTCGGCAGTGGGAGTCAGACAAGACCGACCTAGAGCTGCgggttgtcgagctcaaggccaAGCTGGAAGCCAAGTCGGAGCGCTCGGTGACCAGTGACGGCGATGCCAACTCCAGGCTGGCCTCTCTGGAGAAGGAGAATTCGGCTCTCAAGGCGCAGCTGCTCGCCAAGACGGAGGAACTGGGGCTCAGGACCATCGAGAAGGAGCTCAACAGGAGGGCGGCAGAGGCGGCCAGCAAGCAGCAGCTCGAGAGCATCAGGAAGGCGGCCAAGCTTGAAGCCGAGTGCAGAAAACTGCAG GCCACTGCACGTAGGCCCTCCTTCAGCAGCGACCTCAGGCGCACTCCGAGCTCCCTCTGTACCGAGTCGGTGACGGACTGCCAGTCGGACTGCTCCGACTCATGGGCATCGGCTCTCATCACCGAGCTCGACCAGTACAAGACCGAGACAAGGAGTGCAAGCCTAGCAACCGCAGTCGACATCGGTGTGATAGATGACTTCCTTGAGATGGAGAAGCTTGCGTCAGCCAACGGCGCCGTCTCGAGGAGCAGCAATTATGCCGAGGACACCGGTGGTCAGCTGGTGAAGCTAGAGGAGAAGGCCAGGAAGCTGGTGGCCGACAAGGACAAAGCCTTGCACGAAGCCCAGCGCGAGCTGAGGGCTTGCCGCCATCGGGCAATGGTGGCAGAGGAGAGATCAGCTGAGATGCAGAGGCAGCTGAATCTCGTCAATGGAGAGAGGCACGCCATGGAGGCCGAAATGCAAGACGCGGAGAGGAAGAGGAACGATCTGGAGTGTAGACTTGAGCTGGCCCATGGCGAGATCACGAGCCTGTTGGACAAGGGGCGCATCCTGGAGGAACGGCTGGACTCGGAGAAGGCGCTAACGCTGGAGCTCGCGGCAAAATACCAGCAGATGGATGCGCTCGAGTCGGAGACGAAACAGCTGCGCGCTCAGCTCGAGTCTGACGCCAGAAAATACAGCGACAAGATCACCCTGCTAGAGAGGAGGCTCACAGAGAAATGCCGTGCCGTCGAAGCTCTGGAAGCAAAGGTCAAGGGTGCAGAGATTGAGCTGGAGCTGGCGGGACAAGAAATTGTCTCATTCCAAAAGAAGGTGCGTAGCCTGGAGCAGCAAGATAAGGCATTGTCTGTTGAATCCGCAAAGCGGTGCCGCGATCTCCAAGCACTGGAAGCAGAGAGAGATGAGCTCAGATCTCAACTCCAGGCTGCCAATTCAGATGTCTTTGCCCTGAATGAGAAGGTTAACATGCTTGAAGAGACTCTGGAGAAACGAGAACCGTTTATTGCAGAACTGGAATCTCAACTCAAGTCGGCGCAAGCTGAAATCAAGAGCTTGAAGGAGAATGCCGGCCAGTTGGAAATGAAATTGGAGACACAgaagaacttgtcatcagcctacATAACTGCACTGGATGCTTCAGAAGCCCAGAAGAAGAAAATGACGAACCAGTTCGAGCTCAAAGAGAAAGAAGCAGAGGAATCGCACAGAAAGATTTACTTGCTTGAGGAACAAATTCTCAAAGAGAGAGCGGAATCGTCGGAGTTCGCCGCGCAATGCCatgacttgaaacaggagttgtGCAGCAGAGCTCCAGTTCATCAGCCAAAACCAATGGAAGTGCAACCTATGGCAAGTACAGACCTGCACATCACAAAG GAGAAAGAGCTAGCTCGTGCTGCGGGGAAACTAGCAGACTGCCAGAAAACAATAGCGTCACTAAGCGCGCAGTTGAAAACGTTATCCGACTTTGATGAATTCATCATCCCTGATCCTGGAGTTGAGAATCATGACATCGCCTTAGCTGAAAGCTGGGATGGCGATCTCAAGCTGTTTGATTCAGCAAGTTATCCAGCACAGTTGGGCTGTTTGGCAGTCACATGA